TTGAAAAAAAGTGGATTACAGAACATACCTGGATAGGTAACCTTACTTTGATGTTGgttaaactacatacatatatattttccttattttcAGTTATTACCTGATGAGATGCCAGCGTCATCCATATGGAATTATTTAGAAGTAGTACTTCGTACAGAGCTTATGGAAGAACATGAGCACGAAATTACGGTAGCTCTACTTAAAGCTGAAATTCAGCGTATCAGAAGAGAGATACAAGCAGAGGAGAAAAAGTATGTTATACTCACTGAATTCACAGTTTGCCCGCAATGTAAAAAACGTTTCACAAATCCGCCCGCTTTTGTGCGCTATCCCAACGGAGAAGTGGTACATTTGTCATGTCACGCTAAAAATGCGCAATCTGGCTCAGGAACAAGTAGCTAATAGGTGTAAGATGCGCAATGTatgaaatatttaatatttgtatAATAAATGCTGTTTTGTAAATACTGCTTTTAAATAACTCATTATAATTGCCAGCTTGTTTTCAGAATCTATATTTCAATATGCCGCCGATTCATAACATGTAATTTCACGACCCACAATTTCTTTAttattctaaatttaaatttgtaaGAATTGCGTATCCTGGAAATCAGTTATCAAGTCATACAAGAATCCATATTTGCAATGCGTAAATTTTCCAATGTGAGAATAGGTTGGGTTTCATTTTCTTGTAGTGATAACAGTTGCCTTAATAAATAAATCAGTTCCATGGTTAGCCTTTGCGATCGGTAtgcaaacattttattaaacataTCCTCTACATTTGTATTGAATACTTCTTTTATATGTTGTAACAACACGTTCAGTGCATGTGGTTGACATGCTAATATATTCGCTAATAAACGTATACCATATAATAGTCTCAAACGATTACTTATGCTTGTAAAGCCATCGATGGtgcataaattttccaaaatgtAATCAATTAAATAAATGCTTTCTTCCATATTCAACTCTCGCTTTGGATTTATAGCTTCGCCGTGAAATAACAATTGCAAATGATATTCAGCACCTATTCCATCTCTTTTCTTCAGGCACATGTTGCACTTTATAAAATTTAAGTCTTCCATTCTTAGAACCTGCCTGTTTTGAACCACTAGCAACTGTAAGCACACAGCCGCATCTTCACGAAAATCGCTAGTTAAATCCTTATCACCGCTATCATCTATATAAAGATTCCATAGTTTAGATACTATTTCCATTTGAACTACGACCAGAGCAGCTTTAGCGCTTGTAGCCATTATATTAGCAATTGTCCAAAGCGATGTACGCTTTAAACGTTCATCCAAACTGTCCAAATAGGTGACCAAGTAACTTCCCGCCAAATTAGCGATTTTCTCACAAACGGGCGCCTCACCTAGCGATAAATTGCAAAGGCACTCTACAGCGCCAATTTGGCGTTCTGAATCTATGCCTATAGTGTATGAGAATTCTTATTAACCATGAGTAAAATATTCACTTCGTGTCCTAGCAGCTTACCCGTGAGCTCCTTTATGATAATCTGCAAGGCTCCAGGTTCTTTAGCAAATATCTTTATATTATCGATGCTTTGCAGAAATGCATGACTAAATCGATACATCTCTTCTACTGATGCATGCTTACGTCTTTTTATCCGCTTTACTAAGCCCAGCACATCTTTTACTGTAATATTATTCAGCTCTTCCACTTGT
The DNA window shown above is from Eurosta solidaginis isolate ZX-2024a chromosome 2, ASM4086904v1, whole genome shotgun sequence and carries:
- the mRpL27 gene encoding uncharacterized protein mRpL27 isoform X1 — encoded protein: MDTDMETAESIQADVFVPTKLLRDKIRQFSQRHREELRAKSKDALRFGLGEIHAQVEELNNITVKDVLGLVKRIKRRKHASVEEMYRFSHAFLQSIDNIKIFAKEPGALQIIIKELTGIDSERQIGAVECLCNLSLGEAPVCEKIANLAGSYLVTYLDSLDERLKRTSLWTIANIMATSAKAALVVVQMEIVSKLWNLYIDDSGDKDLTSDFREDAAVCLQLLVVQNRQVLRMEDLNFIKCNMCLKKRDGIGAEYHLQLLFHGEAINPKRELNMEESIYLIDYILENLCTIDGFTSISNRLRLLYGIRLLANILACQPHALNVLLQHIKEVFNTNVEDMFNKMFAYRSQRLTMELIYLLRQLLSLQENETQPILTLENLRIANMDSCMT